The genomic interval CCCCTGGCGCAGATGCTGGCCATGACCTACCTGTTGCTGCCGGCCTGTCTTGGACGCCGGCCGCCGCAGGCCCGGCGCGTGTTCCGCGGCATGACCCTGGTCCAGCCCTGGGGCATGCTGGAGGTGTTCGTGCTCGGCATCCTGGTCTCGTTGGTCAAGCTCGCCCACCTCGCCGCCGTGGTGCCGGGGGTCGCCCTGTGGTCGTTCGGCGGGGTGATGCTGCTGATGGCCGCGGCCACCGCCTCCTTCGACGCCCGCGACCTCTGGGCGCGGCTGGAGGCGGCGCGATGAAGGACCCGGCGAGCACCGCCCGCTGGCACCTGGCGACCTGCCACGGCTGCGGCCTGCTGAGCCGCGCAGGCACAGGCCACGCCGCCCGCTGCCCGCGCTGCGGCACGCCCCTGCACGCGCGCAAGCCGGAGAGCATCGCCCGCACCTGGGCCCTCATCGTCGCCGCGGCGATCCTCTACGTCCCGGCCAACCTGCTGCCGATCATGGAGACCAGCTCCCTGTTCGGCGCCCAGAACGACACCATCATGAGCGGCGTGGTGTACCTGTGGGTGTCGGGCTCCTGGCACCTGGCTCTGGTGGTGTTCATCGCCAGCATCGTGGTGCCGATGGCCAAGCTGATCGCCCTGGTCATCCTGGTGCTGTCGGTGCAGCTGCGCGCCCGCTGGCAGCCGGTGCAGCGCACCCGCCTCTACCGCCTGGTCGAGCTGGTCGGACGCTGGTCGATGCTCGACGTCTACGTGGTGACCCTGCTGGTGGCCCTGGTGCAGCTCGAGGCCCTGGCGACCATCCGCCCCGGCCCCGGCGCCCTGGCCTTCGGCGCCGTGGTGGTGCTGACCATGTTCGCGGCGATGAGCTTCGATCCGCGCCTGATCTGGGACTCCATGGAGAAGAACGATGCCTGATACACCTCCGGCTTCCGATCTGTCCACGCTGCCGGAGGCCGAAACGGCGCCCCGCTCGCGCTGGCGGCCGCAACTGGTCTGGCTGGTGCCGCTGGTGGCGGCCCTGATCGGCGGCTGGCTGGCGATGAAGTCGATCCTCGAGCAGGGGCCGGTCATCGGCATCGTCTTCAAGAATGCCGAAGGCCTGGAGGCGGGCAAGACCAAGGTCAAGTACAAGGACGTGGACATCGGCCTGGTCACCGCCGTGACCCTGTCCAAGGATCTCAGGCAGGTGGAGGCCACCGCGGAGCTGGTCAAGGACTTCCAGCCCCATCTGGTCGAGGACACCCGCTTCTGGCTGGTCACGCCGCGCATCTCCGGCGGCAGCGTCTCGGGGCTCGGCACCGTGCTGTCCGGCGCCTTCATCGGGGTCGACGTGGGCAAGTCGAGCCGCGCGCAGAGGACCTTCACCGCCCTGGAGGTGCCGCCGCTCATCCAGATCGACACCCCGGGTCGGGAGTTCGCCCTGCACAGCGCCGACCTGGGCTCCCTGGCGATGGGTTCGCCGGTATTCTTCCGGCGCCTGCAGGTCGGCCAGGTGGTCGGCTATCAGCTCGACGAGAACGGCCGCGGGGTGAGCCTGAAGATCTTCGTCAATGCGCCCTACGACCGTTTCGTCACCGACAACACCCGCTTCTGGAACGCCAGCGGAATCGACGTCAAGCTCGGAGCCGGCGGCATCGAGGTGGATACCCAGTCGCTGGCCTCGCTGCTGCTGGGCGGCGTGGCCTTCGAAACGCCGGAGGAGGCCGTTGCCCTGCCAGCCGCCGCCCCCGACACCCGCTTCGAGCTGTTCGCCGATCGCACCCGGGCCCTGCGCAATCCCGAACGCGACGTGTTGAAAATGGTCCTGCTCTTCGACGAATCCCTGCGCGGCCTGGAGGTGGGCGCTCCGGTGGACTTCCAGGGCATCGCCCTCGGCGAAGTGTCGGCCATCCGGGTGGAACTGGACCCGGTCAGCCGGCGGATCATCATGCCCGTCGAGATGAACCTCTATCCGCAGCGGTTGCGCCTGCGCTCCAAGGAAAAAGATCAACCCCCGCTGTCGGACGAGGCGCGCAAGCGTTTCCTGGACGACATGGTCGCCACTGGCCTGCGCGCCCAGCTGCGCAGCGGCAACCTGCTCACCGGCCAGCTCTACGTCGGCCTCGACTTCTTCCCCCGGGCGGCCACCGCCAGAATTCAGTGGGACAGCGATCCGCCGCAGCTGCCCACCACGGTGGGCAGCCTGGGCGAACTGCAGGCGTCCCTGCAGCGCGTCGCCGGCAAGCTGGAAAAGCTGCCGCTGGAACAGATCGGCGCCGACCTGCGGCAAACCCTGCAGACCACCAGCCGCCTGCTGCACCGGCTGGACACCCAGGTGGCTCCCGAGGTCGTAGCTACTCTGGGCGAGGCGCGCAAGGCCGTGGACACCGCCCAGGGCATGATGGCCGATGACGAGCCCCTGCAGCAGGACACCCGCGAGGCGATCCGCGAGCTGGGGCGCACCGCCAAGTCCCTGCGTGCCCTGGCCGACTATCTCGAACGCCACCCCGAGGCGCTGCTCTGGGGCAAGAAGAGGAATCAGCAATGAAGCGTCGCGCTCCGCTCCTGCTCGCCGGCCTGGCCCTGGCCGCCCTCGGCGGCTGCGCCAGCGCTCCCGAGGAGCGTTTCTACACCCTCAGCGCCGTGGCCGAACCGGCGACGGCCACGCGGGCCTATACCGTGAGCGTGGGACCGGTCAACGTGCCCGAGATGGTGGACCGGCCGCAGCTGGTGCTGCGGCTCGCCGCCAACCGGGTGGAGATCCTCGAGCAAGCGCGCTGGGCGACCCCGTTGCCGAGCGGCATCGGCCAGGTCGTCGCCGCCAATCTGGCCCGGCTGCTGGGCGGTACCCGGGTGGCCGCCTATCCGCAGAGCGCCGTGTCCGATCCCGACTACCGGGTGGCAGTGGACGTGCAGCGCTTCGAGTCGGCACCCGGCACCGCGGCCAGCCTCGACGCCCTGTGGACGATCCGCAGCGCCAGGGGCGCGCTGGTCAAGGCCGGCCGCTCGACGATCGACGAGCCGGCCAGGGGCGGCGACACCGAAGCCCTGGTGGCAGCCCACGACCGCGCCCTGGCGGCGCTGAGCCGGGACATCGCCCGCGCCCTGCCGGCGATGGCCTCACCCTGAGCGGGATTGACCGCCATCTGGCTTGTCGACTTCGACCTCGGCAGGCTGGTTGTCCACCCACTGCCAGAACAGGCGGTAGCCCACGGCCAGGATGATCGGTCCGATGAACAGGCCGAGAATGCCGCTGGCCACCATGCCGCCGAGCGCGCCGATCAGCACCACCGGCATGGGCACATCCACGCCGCGGCCGAGCAGCAGCGGCTTGAGCACATTGTCCACCAGGCCGGCGAGGACGCTGTAGACGGCGAAGACGATGGTGGCCAGGCTGGCGCCTTCGCTGGAAAAGACGTAGATGATCACCGGCACGGTGATCAGGGTCGCCGGCACCTGGATGATGCCGAGCACCAGGACCGCCAGCGCCAGCAGACCGGCGCCCGGTACCTCCATGAACACGAAGCCGACACCGACCAGCAGCATCTGGATGAAGGCGATGCCGAGCACCCCCTGGGCCACGGTGCGGATGGTGGCGGTGCACAGCTTGACGAACGGCTCGCTCCTTTCCGGGCCGACGATCCGTGCGGCGATGCGATGGGCGCTGCGATGGCCGAGTTCGCCGAAGGCCATGATGATGCCGGCGATGATCAGGGCAGCGATGAAGAGCAGAAAGCCGGCGCCGATGCCGGCGATCCTGCCCAGCAGGCCGAGCAGGAGTTCCCGGATCTGCGGCCTGAACTTCTGGATCGTGCCCGACAGGTCGGAGGCGATCTGCTGCCAGGCGGTGTACAGCGGCTCGCCGATCAGCGGCCAGTCGGCCACGGACTCGGACGGCGGCGGAATGCGTAGGGAGTCGCTCCTGACGGTTTCCATGACCTGCTGCGCCGAGTCGACGAGCGAGATACCGAGCAGGTAGGTCGGCACCATCAGGATCAGCAGGCCGACCCCCACGATGAGGCTGGCCGTCCGGCCCTCGTGGTGGCCCAGGCGGGCGGCGAGCCGGCGCTGCAGCGGATAGAGCATGACGGCGAGGATCAGCGACCAGAGTATCAGCTCGAGAAAGGGCCGGAAGACCAGGTAGCAGTAGATCGTCAGCACGGCGATCAGACCGGCGCGGATCAGCACATCGAGCAGGTTTCCGGACAATTGCTGGTCGGAAGAGGATTTCGGCGACATGAAGGGTCCCTTTCGTGGCTACACGGCGCGTCCTGTCCGGGCGGTCTGGGCGACTCGTCGAAAGTCGGGCCGAATGCTCCCGCCGGGGCTTGCGGGGGCTGATAGAGCATAGTTCAGGGCGGCGCTTGCGCGTGTGCCCGCCAGGGGGCGCCGGCGATTGCCAATCCCGGCGATTCCTGAGAAAAAGCCGCCCACCGGGACGGCCCCTGACGGGCCGCCGACTGAACGAGAGCGAGCGATGAGCAGCGAACTGCAGATCGAAGACATCCAGCCGGGCGACGGCAAGGCAGTGGTCAAGGGCGCCCTGATCACCACCCAGTACAACGGCTTTCTGGAGGACGGCACCAGGTTCGATTCTTCCTACGACCGCGGCAAGCCCTTCCAGTGCGTGATCGGCACCGGCCGGGTGATCAAGGGCTGGGACCAGGGGCTGATGGGCATGAAGGTCGGCGGCAAGCGCAGGCTCTTCGTGCCGGCCCACCTCGCCTACGGCGAGCGGCAGATCGGTGCGCACATCAAGCCGAACTCGAACCTGATCTTCGAGATCGAGCTGCTGGAAGTGCTGACGCGGGACGATTGAACAATCCCCGGCACTTTCGGAGAAAGGAAAGCGGGTATTCCGGGTCCTGCACTTGCAATGCAAGACCCGGCCTCCCGGAACTTTCCCGTTATCCGCCTTTGCTCTTTCGCCGCGTCAAGGGCGATGCCCATCAAATCAAAAACCATGCGTCTTTCCGCAATCGCAAAGTTGTGCGGAGCGTGGCCGGCAGGCAGGCGGGCCGCTGTCTGGCGGAACTTCAGCCGGCCTGTGGCGGCAACTTCGAAACATGCGATTTCCGCTGTTCGTTCATTCGTCACCGCCAATCCGACAGCCTGTCGGATCGACTGCAAAGTTTCCTGAACCAACAAAGCCGGGGCGAACTCTAGTTCCCAGGAGGGCGTGAAACGCTCGGCCGAGCGAAGGATGGGAGACGATGCCTGCAGACGAACCCAAGAGACTGGAAAGCGAGACGATTCCGGTGATGGCCGAGGAGGCCGTCCTGCACAAGCGCCAGGTCGAGTCCGGCCGCGTGCGGATCAGCAAGTCGGTGGAAACCGAGGACTGTCTCCTGGAGGAGTCCTTGCGCCGTGAAGAGGTGCAGGTCGAGCGGGTTCCCTGCGGGACGGAAGTCGATCCGGCCCATCCGCCGCAGGTTCGCCAGGAGGGCGACGTCACCGTCATTCCCGTGCTCGAGGAAGTGCTGGTCGTGGAGAAACGGCTGGTGCTCAAGGAAGAGCTGCATGTCCGGCGAGTCGTGCATGAGGAGCCTCACAGCGTGCCCGTCACGCTGCGGCGCGAGCAGGTGACGGTCGAGCGCACCCCCACGGAAGTCCCGCCCTCCCAAACCCGGTAGACATCTACCGCAGCACCGCTATCGCCTTGCAGCCCAGGCTGCCGAATTTATAGAGGTGGACCATGCAACACATTCTGATTGGCGCATTCGACCACTACGACGAAGCCGAACAGGTCAAGCGCGAGCTGATGAGTAGCGGCGTGTCGCAGACCGATATCCTGCTGGCTGCCTCGAACGATATCAGCATCGGCGAGGACACGGCACTGCGCACCGACACCACCTACGACACGCGCCGGGAGGACCAGTCCCTGGGCGACAGGGTCAGCGAGTTCTTCCATTCGATCTTCAGCGGCGAGGACGCCACCGCCCAGCGCTATGCCGATACCTACCCCGAGGCGGTACGCCACGGCTCCACCGTGGTGACCGTCACCGTCAACGACGACGACCAGGTTCCCGTCGTCGAGGAGATCATGGAGCGCAACGGCGCCATCGACATCGACGAGCGCAGCGCCAGCTGGGGCCTGCAACATACGGAACAGCTCGGCTCGGCCGAAACCGCCAGGACCACTGGCGAAGCTCCCGTCAGCGGGACGGCCGAGCGCACGGCCATTCCGATCATGGAGGAGCAGCTCAAGGTCGGCAAACGGGAGAACGCCCTGGGGCGCATCCGCATCGTGTCGCGGATGAGCGAGCGCCCGGTCGAGGAGACGGTGAACCTGACCGAGCAGCACGCCGTGGTCGAGCGCCGCCCGGTCGAGCGCCCGGCCTCGCAGGAAGAGATGTCCACCTTCCACGAGGGCACCATCGAGATCCAGGAAACCTCCGAAGAGCCCGTGGTCTCCAAGACCGCCCGGGTGGTCGAGGAGGTCACGGTCGGCAAGGAAACCACCCAGCGCGAGGAAACCGTGCACGACACGGTGCGGCGCACCGACGTGGACATCGAGAGGGACAGCGACATCCGCAAGACCCGGCCGACCGCCGGCGACCGGCCGATCGATCCCGACACGCCCTTCCGCGACCGCCCCTGAGCGGCCTGCACGCCCTCCCCTCTCCCGCCCGCGGGAGAGGGGGCCTCTTTCCGCAATCCGCAGGCGCCTGCCTGTCCCTCAGGCCGTGGGCGCGTTGCCGTCCGGCCCGACCGGGGCCCGCTCGCCGAAACGCCAATACTCCTCGCGCGGCCCCTTGATGCGCACCAGCCGTCCCTCCTGCAGGCGCCAGACCTGATCGGCGACGTTGATCAGCGCCGGCCGGTGCGAGACGGCGATGACGGTGATCTCCGGGGTCAGCTGCTTCATGGTCCGGCAGATCGCCTCTTCCGCCTCCGGGTCGAGGGCGCTGGTCGCCTCGTCCAGGATCAGCAGCCGGGGCCGGTGGGCCAGCGCCCGGGCGATGACGATGCGCTGGCGCTGGCCGCCGGACAGCTTGCCGCCGCGCTCGCCCACGATCGTCTGCAGGCCGTGGGAAGTCCTTTCCACGAATTCCCAGGCGCCGGCCTGCCTGAGCGCCCGCTCTGCATCCGCGGCGGTCAGCGCTGGATCGCCGAGGGTCACGTTGGCCAGGATGCTGTCGTGGAGCAGCAGGGTTTCCTGGGGCACGTAGCCGATCAGCCGCCGCCAGCGCCTGCGGTCCAGCGCCTCTAGGGGGACGCCGTCGATCAGTATGCGTCCGGACTGCGGGATCAGCAGCACGCAGAGCAGGTCGAGGAGCGTGGTCTTGCCGGCTCCCGAAGGCCCGACCAGGCTGGTGAAGGTGCCCACCGGGATTGTCAGGTCGACGGCATCGAGGATCGGCCGCTCGCCGTAGCCGAAGGACACGCGCTCGAAGACGATCTCGTCCTGCAGGCTGGGAACCCGCTTGCCGCCGCCGGGCTCGGCATCGGCCAGCGCGGTATCGATCGCCTCCCGCAGCGCCCAGTAAGCGCTTTCCTGGGCGGCCATGCGGTGGTAGCGCTGCTGGGCCTTGTGCAGCAGGCTCAGGATCCGCACCACCAGAAAGATCAGGACCATCACCGACGACAGCGGCAGCCTCCACACCACCAGCCCGACATAGAGCCCGCCCGCCGCGAGGATCGCCAGCATGGGACCCTGCAGCGCCCTGAGGGTCTCGCGGCTCATGACCTCGCGCTCCATGGCCCGGTTGAGTTCGTCGGCCTCGCACCTGAGCAGCGAGTCGGCGATATCCTCGCGGGCCATGGCCTTGAGCGGCTTG from Azotobacter salinestris carries:
- a CDS encoding AI-2E family transporter; translation: MSPKSSSDQQLSGNLLDVLIRAGLIAVLTIYCYLVFRPFLELILWSLILAVMLYPLQRRLAARLGHHEGRTASLIVGVGLLILMVPTYLLGISLVDSAQQVMETVRSDSLRIPPPSESVADWPLIGEPLYTAWQQIASDLSGTIQKFRPQIRELLLGLLGRIAGIGAGFLLFIAALIIAGIIMAFGELGHRSAHRIAARIVGPERSEPFVKLCTATIRTVAQGVLGIAFIQMLLVGVGFVFMEVPGAGLLALAVLVLGIIQVPATLITVPVIIYVFSSEGASLATIVFAVYSVLAGLVDNVLKPLLLGRGVDVPMPVVLIGALGGMVASGILGLFIGPIILAVGYRLFWQWVDNQPAEVEVDKPDGGQSRSG
- a CDS encoding paraquat-inducible protein A; the encoded protein is MKDPASTARWHLATCHGCGLLSRAGTGHAARCPRCGTPLHARKPESIARTWALIVAAAILYVPANLLPIMETSSLFGAQNDTIMSGVVYLWVSGSWHLALVVFIASIVVPMAKLIALVILVLSVQLRARWQPVQRTRLYRLVELVGRWSMLDVYVVTLLVALVQLEALATIRPGPGALAFGAVVVLTMFAAMSFDPRLIWDSMEKNDA
- a CDS encoding PqiC family protein, which translates into the protein MKRRAPLLLAGLALAALGGCASAPEERFYTLSAVAEPATATRAYTVSVGPVNVPEMVDRPQLVLRLAANRVEILEQARWATPLPSGIGQVVAANLARLLGGTRVAAYPQSAVSDPDYRVAVDVQRFESAPGTAASLDALWTIRSARGALVKAGRSTIDEPARGGDTEALVAAHDRALAALSRDIARALPAMASP
- a CDS encoding YsnF/AvaK domain-containing protein, giving the protein MQHILIGAFDHYDEAEQVKRELMSSGVSQTDILLAASNDISIGEDTALRTDTTYDTRREDQSLGDRVSEFFHSIFSGEDATAQRYADTYPEAVRHGSTVVTVTVNDDDQVPVVEEIMERNGAIDIDERSASWGLQHTEQLGSAETARTTGEAPVSGTAERTAIPIMEEQLKVGKRENALGRIRIVSRMSERPVEETVNLTEQHAVVERRPVERPASQEEMSTFHEGTIEIQETSEEPVVSKTARVVEEVTVGKETTQREETVHDTVRRTDVDIERDSDIRKTRPTAGDRPIDPDTPFRDRP
- a CDS encoding intermembrane transport protein PqiB translates to MPDTPPASDLSTLPEAETAPRSRWRPQLVWLVPLVAALIGGWLAMKSILEQGPVIGIVFKNAEGLEAGKTKVKYKDVDIGLVTAVTLSKDLRQVEATAELVKDFQPHLVEDTRFWLVTPRISGGSVSGLGTVLSGAFIGVDVGKSSRAQRTFTALEVPPLIQIDTPGREFALHSADLGSLAMGSPVFFRRLQVGQVVGYQLDENGRGVSLKIFVNAPYDRFVTDNTRFWNASGIDVKLGAGGIEVDTQSLASLLLGGVAFETPEEAVALPAAAPDTRFELFADRTRALRNPERDVLKMVLLFDESLRGLEVGAPVDFQGIALGEVSAIRVELDPVSRRIIMPVEMNLYPQRLRLRSKEKDQPPLSDEARKRFLDDMVATGLRAQLRSGNLLTGQLYVGLDFFPRAATARIQWDSDPPQLPTTVGSLGELQASLQRVAGKLEKLPLEQIGADLRQTLQTTSRLLHRLDTQVAPEVVATLGEARKAVDTAQGMMADDEPLQQDTREAIRELGRTAKSLRALADYLERHPEALLWGKKRNQQ
- a CDS encoding FKBP-type peptidyl-prolyl cis-trans isomerase, which encodes MSSELQIEDIQPGDGKAVVKGALITTQYNGFLEDGTRFDSSYDRGKPFQCVIGTGRVIKGWDQGLMGMKVGGKRRLFVPAHLAYGERQIGAHIKPNSNLIFEIELLEVLTRDD
- a CDS encoding YsnF/AvaK domain-containing protein, which produces MPADEPKRLESETIPVMAEEAVLHKRQVESGRVRISKSVETEDCLLEESLRREEVQVERVPCGTEVDPAHPPQVRQEGDVTVIPVLEEVLVVEKRLVLKEELHVRRVVHEEPHSVPVTLRREQVTVERTPTEVPPSQTR
- a CDS encoding ABC transporter ATP-binding protein, which codes for MRILLAFGRSYPARTLLMLVSLLLAGLAEGIGLTTLLPLLSVALGDETHSAFSLEVIAILRQLGLEPSVTTMLSVMVLGMVLSSALVLLGNRQVGYTVAHVATDLRLELIRALLGSRWEYYLRQPTGALANAVATEAYRASTGYEHAANTLALVIQAMVYVVVALFVSWQAAVLSLVLGVFLLLVLQRLVKTSRRAGKSQTRLMRELLAHLTDTLGSVKPLKAMAREDIADSLLRCEADELNRAMEREVMSRETLRALQGPMLAILAAGGLYVGLVVWRLPLSSVMVLIFLVVRILSLLHKAQQRYHRMAAQESAYWALREAIDTALADAEPGGGKRVPSLQDEIVFERVSFGYGERPILDAVDLTIPVGTFTSLVGPSGAGKTTLLDLLCVLLIPQSGRILIDGVPLEALDRRRWRRLIGYVPQETLLLHDSILANVTLGDPALTAADAERALRQAGAWEFVERTSHGLQTIVGERGGKLSGGQRQRIVIARALAHRPRLLILDEATSALDPEAEEAICRTMKQLTPEITVIAVSHRPALINVADQVWRLQEGRLVRIKGPREEYWRFGERAPVGPDGNAPTA